Proteins encoded in a region of the Anoxybacillus amylolyticus genome:
- the rpsQ gene encoding 30S ribosomal protein S17, which translates to MSERNQRKVYVGRVVSDKMDKTITVLVETYKKHPLYGKRVKYSKKYKAHDENNVAKVGDIVKIMETRPLSATKRFRLVEVVEKAVIL; encoded by the coding sequence ATGAGTGAACGCAATCAACGCAAAGTATACGTTGGCCGTGTTGTTTCTGATAAAATGGACAAAACAATCACGGTTCTTGTCGAAACTTACAAAAAGCACCCGCTTTATGGAAAGCGTGTAAAATACTCAAAAAAATACAAAGCGCATGACGAAAACAACGTAGCAAAAGTTGGCGACATCGTGAAAATCATGGAAACTCGCCCGCTTTCTGCAACAAAGCGTTTCCGTCTTGTCGAAGTAGTGGAAAAAGCGGTTATTCTTTAA
- the rplP gene encoding 50S ribosomal protein L16 — protein sequence MLMPKRVKFRREHRGRMKGRAKGGTEVHFGEYGLQALESAWITNRQIEAARRAMTRYMRRGGKVWIKIFPSKPYTAKPLEVRMGSGKGAPEGWVAVVKPGKVMFEIAGVSEEVAREALRLASHKLPIKCKFVKREEIGGESNES from the coding sequence ATGTTAATGCCAAAACGCGTAAAATTCCGTCGTGAACATCGTGGACGCATGAAAGGTCGTGCAAAAGGCGGTACAGAAGTACATTTTGGTGAATACGGATTACAAGCATTAGAATCTGCTTGGATCACGAACCGTCAAATTGAAGCTGCTCGTCGTGCGATGACTCGTTACATGAGACGTGGCGGTAAAGTATGGATTAAAATCTTCCCTTCAAAACCTTACACGGCGAAACCGCTAGAAGTGCGGATGGGTTCCGGTAAAGGGGCGCCAGAAGGCTGGGTAGCAGTCGTGAAACCTGGCAAAGTCATGTTTGAAATCGCGGGTGTTTCTGAAGAAGTAGCACGTGAAGCATTACGTCTTGCTTCTCACAAACTTCCGATCAAATGTAAGTTCGTAAAACGTGAAGAAATTGGTGGTGAATCTAATGAAAGCTAA
- the rplV gene encoding 50S ribosomal protein L22: MQAKAVARTVRIAPRKARLVIDLIRGKQVGEAVAILRHTPKAASPIIEKVLKSAVANAEHNYDMDVNNLVITEAYVDEGPTLKRFRPRAMGRASAINKRTSHITIVVSEKKEG, translated from the coding sequence CGGTTCGTATTGCTCCTCGTAAAGCTCGCTTAGTGATTGATTTAATTCGAGGAAAGCAAGTAGGTGAAGCAGTAGCCATTCTTCGCCACACACCAAAAGCTGCTTCTCCGATTATCGAGAAGGTATTAAAATCAGCCGTTGCAAACGCAGAACATAACTACGATATGGATGTTAACAATTTAGTGATTACAGAAGCATACGTGGACGAAGGTCCGACGTTGAAACGTTTCCGTCCGCGCGCAATGGGTCGTGCAAGCGCGATTAACAAACGCACAAGCCATATTACAATCGTTGTTTCAGAAAAGAAGGAGGGATAA
- the rplN gene encoding 50S ribosomal protein L14, with the protein MIQQETRMKVADNSGAREVLVIKVLGGSGRRYANIGDVVVVTVKDATPGGVVKKGQVVKAVVVRTKRGVRRSDGSYIRFDENACVIIRDDKSPRGTRIFGPVARELREKDFMKIVSLAPEVI; encoded by the coding sequence ATGATTCAACAAGAAACTCGTATGAAAGTTGCTGACAACTCTGGTGCGCGCGAAGTGCTTGTCATCAAAGTACTAGGTGGTTCTGGTCGTCGTTATGCAAACATCGGTGACGTTGTCGTTGTAACAGTTAAGGACGCAACACCAGGTGGCGTTGTTAAAAAAGGTCAAGTAGTGAAAGCGGTCGTTGTCCGCACAAAACGCGGCGTGCGTCGTTCAGACGGTTCTTACATCCGCTTTGATGAGAACGCATGCGTCATTATTCGTGACGATAAGAGCCCACGCGGAACACGTATTTTCGGACCAGTTGCGCGTGAATTGCGCGAAAAAGATTTCATGAAAATCGTTTCTTTAGCTCCAGAAGTAATTTAA
- the rpsC gene encoding 30S ribosomal protein S3, whose product MGQKVNPVGLRIGIIRDWESRWYAEKDYADLLHEDLKVREYITKRLSDAAVSRVEIERAANRVNITIHTAKPGMVIGKGGTEVEALRKALSQLTGKRVHINILEIKKPDLDAKLVAENIARQIENRVSFRRAQKQAIQRTMRAGAKGIKTMVSGRLGGADIARSEHYSEGTVPLHTLRADIDYATAEADTTYGKIGVKVWIYRGEVLPTKKKTEEGGN is encoded by the coding sequence GTGGGTCAAAAGGTAAATCCAGTCGGTCTCCGCATTGGTATTATCCGTGATTGGGAATCAAGATGGTATGCGGAAAAAGATTACGCAGACCTTTTACATGAAGACCTTAAAGTACGTGAGTACATTACGAAACGCTTAAGCGACGCAGCGGTTTCACGCGTAGAAATCGAACGTGCAGCAAATCGCGTGAACATCACGATTCATACTGCAAAACCAGGAATGGTTATCGGTAAAGGCGGTACAGAAGTTGAAGCGCTTCGTAAAGCTCTTAGTCAATTAACTGGGAAACGCGTACACATCAACATTTTAGAAATTAAAAAACCAGACTTAGACGCAAAATTAGTCGCAGAAAACATTGCGCGTCAAATTGAAAACCGCGTATCGTTCCGTCGTGCGCAAAAACAAGCGATTCAACGCACAATGCGCGCAGGAGCAAAAGGAATTAAAACGATGGTATCTGGTCGTCTAGGCGGGGCAGACATTGCTCGCTCTGAACATTACAGTGAAGGAACAGTTCCACTCCACACTCTTCGCGCTGACATCGATTATGCAACTGCAGAAGCAGACACAACATACGGAAAAATCGGTGTGAAAGTATGGATTTATCGTGGAGAGGTCCTTCCGACGAAAAAGAAAACTGAGGAAGGAGGAAATTAA
- the rpmC gene encoding 50S ribosomal protein L29 — translation MKAKEIRDLTTAEIEQKIKSLKEELFNLRFQLATGQLENTARIREVRKAIARMKTIIREREIAANK, via the coding sequence ATGAAAGCTAAAGAAATCCGTGACCTTACCACTGCCGAGATTGAACAAAAAATTAAATCGTTGAAAGAAGAGTTGTTTAACCTTCGTTTCCAATTAGCAACAGGCCAATTGGAAAACACAGCGCGCATTCGTGAAGTGCGCAAAGCAATTGCACGCATGAAAACGATCATCCGCGAAAGAGAGATCGCTGCGAATAAATAA